cttaatattcacctgagaataaacttgctttaaacgtcaacaaaaaatgttggtgagttataggtttaacctatatatatcaaatcgtaataatagaccacaagatttcatatttcaatacacatcccatacatagagataaaaatcattcatatggtgaacacctggtaaccgacattaacaagatgcatatataagaatatccccatcattccgggacacccttcggatatgatataaatttcgaagtactaaagcatccggtactttggatggggtttgttaggcccaatagatctatctttaggattcgcgtcaattagggtgtctgttccctaattcttagattaccagacttaataaaaaggggcatattcgatttcgataattcaaccatagaatgtagtttcacgtgcttgggtctattttgtaaatcatttataaaacctgcatgtattctcatcccaaaatattagattttaaaagtgggactataactcactttcacagatttttacttcgtcgggaagtaagacttggccactggttgattcacgaaccttaagttccttggataaacctactggaaaagagaaaaatggatctagcttcaacggatccttggatggctcgaagttcttgtattagaatgataacctgctgtaagaaacaaagatttcttgaggttggatgatcaccttacaagattggaagtgagctagcaaacttgaaagtattcttgattttatgtaactagaacttgtagaatatatgaagaacacttagaacttgaagatagaacttgagagagatcaattagatgaagaaaattgaagaatgaaagtgtttgtaggtgtttttggtcgttggtgtatggattagatataaaggatatgtaattttgttttcatgtaaataagtcatgaatgattactcatatttttgtaattttatgagatatttcatgctagttgccaaatgatggttcccacatgtgttaggtgactcacatgggctgctaagagctgatcattggagtgtatataccaatagtacatacatctaaaagctgtgtattgtacgagtacgaatacgggtgcatacgagtagaattgttgatgaaactgaacgaggatgtaattgtaagcatttttgttaagtagaagtattttgataagtgtatttaagtctttcaaaagtgtataaatacatattaaaacactacatgtatatacattttaactgagtcgttaagtcatcgttagtcgttacatgtaaatgttgttttgaaacctttaggttaacgatcttgttaaatgttgttaacccaatgtttataatatcaaatgagattttaaattattatattatcatgatattatcatgtatgaatatctcttaatatgaatatctcttgggctttcgtcattggccaacactctgatccgtacagcatggctggtctgattgccaccttgtagaatttccctttcaatttgagGGGTATCTTCTTGTAgcacaacacccctttcgctgccctccacttcaaccatcctgcTCGTATACtacgtcctcatctatccttcccgatttgtgaagcatcgagcctagatatctaaaggactcttgtggAGGTAAAGTCTGATCCCCAATTCGGACATCCACTATATCCTCTTGTTCCTCTTCGCTCGTcttgaaatcgcatctaaggtactccgatttaagtctgctaatccgtaggccatttgattctagggcgatcctccattgctctagccttctgttaagctcatcctgagaatccgaaactaatacaatatcgtcgACGAATATTAGGCACCATGGGATGTCATCTTGTATCCTTTGAGTTAGTTCgtctaggatcaaagcgaaaagatatggactaagggccgatccctgatgTAAGCCAAATAAACTATACAACTCGATAACCTGTCTCAAAAGCAAACAATATTAGACTTGTCTTTATTGGAAGAACATTTCCTGATTCAAGTAGCAGATACCATAGCGAGCTACATAAATTCAAAGATACCTAATCATTCAAAGATACATAAATTCATAAGCTTTTTAAGTGCTAGAACCTGTGAAATTCTCCTGagcaaaaagagaaaaaaaaaacttataatTGATATTGTTACTATACAATAATACAATTTACCTAAAATAACATAATTTCTATACCTTTTCAATAACTTACCTTTGCAATATCTGTTGCATCTTTTTCCTTGCAACATACTCACAAAAACTCCATGAGCCCATCATCGTCAAATCTAAAACCAAATACAAATCCTATAAACAATTGTAGAATAGAGATTAGACAAAATCGAGATGAAGCTAAAAATTGTATATAACAAAACCGCAATTCAAGTTTACCACCAATTTAACACTAATTCAAATCGTAGACCTTTTCTTGAGCAAATTAAAAATCGAAATCCTTTTCAGGCTTAGGCAAAATGGagattaccttgattgtcaaattgggtaACTTAGGTTACATTTTCGGGTCATTTGCCCTTTAAATAGAATACTAACAAAACTAATTTACAGCAAGTATGTCATCCAACaactaatatgtatatgtatgaaatataatcTCATAACAAAAAATTAAACGAATGTAAATTCATAGTTAAGCGTAACATACCTCTAAATGTTATCTGAATACCAAATAGGTGAGTTAAACCTTTAGTAATTGACTGGCAGCAAAATAAATACAAAGTATAAAATATTGACGATTATAAACTGGTTACGTAAGAAAATAAGATAAAGTTTGTAATTTATAATCTGACCTTCAAGTTTCTAAGTTGATATGAAAACCCAGCATGTACAAAAAGTGTATCACCCAGCATTTGTTGGACGGTCCATGGTTCAATTCCTAATCAGCGTTAAACGTAATCAATAGATCTGTCTTTATATAAGGAGTGATTAGCAAGAACGGAAGATACTAACCATGTTCATTTTTTGAGCTtcctttaatgatttaagtttgggtAAAAGTTCTGGTCATGTATAGGGTGAGAAACCTGCAGAATCACATAACAACTGTAATTGTGGCAATCAAATTACTGTATTCGTGTTTTTCGTCATGTGAAGATGTATATGTTCACAGCTGAAAAGTTGTATATTATTGGCTTAGCTGCTTGTTTACTAAGAAAAAACTATCGTCGTTAGGAGTTAGGGATAATACATGTGTGAGCACAGATGCCTGCAAGTCATTTTTCAAACAATAAAAAGATAAAGTTATGTGATACATATATTTAGACAACAAATATATGTACCATATCAGTCTTATCACCGTGAAGCATAGTAACAGTTTTCTTATAACATATATCCATCCGTGTACCCATTTATAGCTTCAAGGAGGAATTTAGCAGCTTATTAGATATCATATGGATGAATGTGTGCATAAGTAAAAAAATACCAAACTTTGGAACAACATCATACAAACCTATTAACTTATGCGTGGATTAAATAGTGCTTTAACACGTTTGTATATTGAAACCTATTAACTTTTGCATGAACTAAATTGTGTTTCAACACATTTGTATAACAATTCAATTAGATTCTAGTTATTAATATCATAAGTAAAATAATTGAGTAGTTGATATAGCCTAAAACATACCCCTCCTATCATGTGAATATTGATGGTTCCTCTTAGTTGATCAATGCCAAACAACCTCCCTCGAAACCAGATCTGGCTTAGATCTACCACCAGAAATTTAAACCCAAACAAACTAACCCCTAAAATAACATTAATACATCAAATTTTCAAATTTAATTaaggtttatataatataatattcttTTGTTCTATCATACATTTTATTAAACAAATCATATACATTTTACATCATATAAAGATAAACAAAAACTATAAAACAGAACTTACAATAGGCAATGTTGACTTTGTGTTTTCGTAGAGTTTATTACATCTCAAAAGCTATCTTTTCTTCCAGCCATTATACTGTCGTTTACTGGAAGTACCAAAATGTTACAGATGCATAAACAACGATGAAATTAGGCGATTAAACCTGAAACCGTGACACACTGTCGTTTACTGAAAAGTACCAAGACGTGGACCAAGGAGACCTTCAGCATAAAATGGCTGGTCTCTAGACAGGAAGCTGATGGCAGATGAAGATGATGTTTACAGTAGAGAAACAACAGGAGAAGGAGAGACTAATACAGGTTCTGATAAAGTACTATAGGGGATTCGATTTAGACGGTTAGCATGTTACAATACACCCGTTGAGCGGTGTCTTTGTGAAGCGAAATTTGACACAAAACCAACACCACCAACCTCAGGGGACACACATTCATTACTAACACCAAGTGCATCAGTATGACATAAACCAACAAAGATAATGAACATAATACACAACAGTCACCTAAATTCCACCTGTCTTGTGCCCCTTCCATTGACTCTTCAAAATATTACCTAAATTGTCACCAACTTTAAGACAATTATTACTCACTTGTTTGCTACTTGTAGTAACAGGAGTATTATGAGATGTTGACACAGCGGAAACCAAACCAACCTCCTTACCCACCGGCAAACCTACATCAGTTTCGTTAAAACCACCACCACTCATCCACAACAACCTTACCAATACCTTTGACATTTCCCGCATGATTTTCCTTGTCTTACATATGCTACAAAAGTATAGTATATTCAAAGTTACGAGTAACTTTACATACCATATGATAAAGAGATGAAACATAAAGAAAACACAAACTGATTCTAACATAGCAAAAAATGCAAAGCAATTTAAGACATAAACCCCCAACAACATTTAAAATATCAGTTCAAATACTTTAAGTCTAAAAGCTTACTGTTCAGGGTCAAAATTTGGAGGAATCGATAATCAAACAAAAAGTCAGTGTTACCACTATGAGTGGTATAGAAGTTTCAAAAAGGAACCGGAACCAATACCAAAAACCAAAAGATGATACGGGTCTCGACTCTCGAGGTCCGTCCTAGCTCAGACCAAAATCTAGCCGACACACCAAAAAGCACCTCAATTCAAACCaacaaaaaaaataatgataacaacatcatcatcattcatcattaatcaattaTATTTATAATGAATAATAAAacaattcaataataataataatacggagtaataagtaAAAACATCAAAAAATGTCTAGATTAGTTATAACACCAAAAGGGAAGTTGTTGCAACTTGAATTCAGAAGTATACTAGGTGTGAGGATCAACCGGCACAAGCAAGTTACTATTACTACTACTAAGAGGGAACAAATGGGTATGAGTTGGTGGCTTTATAAACTGCATGTTCCGTAAGATTTAACCTTAGAAGAGTTGCAACAAGTGGAGGAGGCCTAGATCCGTACCCTACTCCGCTCATGTCAGCATAAAGGCAAGCCACTCTAGAAAAGGCATCTTCCTCCAAATAGCATAAAGGTATCTGATTGACATCTACTACACTGTCCGACAAGAAACCGCTTCGTTTCATTCTATTAAACATCCTTTTCGCATTCTTAACCATACCTTCCCGACAAAAACCGCGAATAATCAATGTATACGTCACATCATCAGGTTCCAAACCTTTAACACTTAGCTCATGGAAAAATTGTCTAGCAATATCAAACCTTCCGCATTTGTTCGCACCAAAGATGAGGATATTGTACACTTCAATATTTGAGTTTAGCTCATCGTGTCGATCCTCCATGAAATAAAACAAATCTAGTGCATTTTCATAAGAGTTCCCGtgcatatataaatgatataaataaATGCACTTGATATCTCGATTATATTCTTCTTCGGATTGATAATTATCAGGTTTAGTCCTAGTGATTAGCCTTGTTAAAAGGTAGTGAGCCACTTTATTCATATATTCTTTGGGCATAAAACTAAAGATATTCATAGCCACATCTTCTTTCATATGCTTTATAAACCCGTCTAATAACGTGTTGTAGGTAACATTATCGGGTTTCATTCCCATATTCTTCATTCCCTTTCTCTTCAAGAATCGATATTGTTTCCACGCCAAGCTCATTTGACCGTCAGAAGATAGCACGTGAATAAGCCATTTGTATGTGATTAAGTCGGGCTGAAACTTCTTACTCTCCCACATACATATTATAACATTTGTGGCCTCTATAAAGTTATCTTGTTTGGAAAGCTCACCaactattatatttaataattgcaTATCTAGACAGATACTCTCATCCTCCATTTGCTTTACCATCTTATGCAACTCATCCCAACGACCCAACTTAGTAAAGGCAAAAATCAACGACTTGTATGTATTCCCATCGGGAGGTATACCTTTTATAATAAACATTTCATTAAAGACCTTTAAAGCATTATCTATCGTATTTACTACCCCTGGGTCTCTACAAAGACCATCGATGACAGTATTATACGAAACTATATCGGGTTTACAACCTCTTCCGTCCATTAATCTAAGCAAAGCAATGGCAGTAAAGTTATTACCAACCTTACAAAGCCCTTTAAGCATAGTGTTGTAAGTGACAATATCAAGCTCACAAAGTAGTAGTTGATCTGCTGATTCATCGTTGTTTTTGTTGATGTTGTTAAAGATGAACATATTTTTGAACAATCTTTCGGCCTCGTGAGTCCTATCTTGACTGATAAACCTGTCTAAGATCATATTGTATAACGACACATCTGTTGGTACGATCCCTAGTTTAAAGCAACAACCTAGGACAGTGAAACTAAGTTTGGTTTGTTGCAGTTGACAATAACACCTTATTACACTATCAGCAGTGGAAGAATTAACAGGAATTCCAACTGCACACATTCGTTTGAACCTTTCAAGAACAAGGGTACAAGAATCATATGTTTTTTCGGCAGCAAGAAGATTATGTAAAATGATATTAAACTCTTCAACAGGAGGCAGAGGTCGTGTCTCTATCATATTATCAAACTCTTTGATAACGTCATAAATCGGATGCTCACAAGAAGAAGAAGATTTAGAGTGATAATTACTGAAACACGATGAAGATAGTTGAACAATAAAACGACTGAGATTATTGTGAGTAAAATTACCTTTTCTTCTAATTGCTTTCATAAAACCATGAATTCTGAAATTCGCCGTCATCCTAGCTCGACAGAGAAACAGAAAcccttattttaatttttttattttgcgTAAAGGAGTTTGACAAAGGTAATGCGTACTTTCGCGAAGAGTTCAACTGTGTATTATATCACTCCGTATTACGTAATTTGTAAGTATTCAATTTGATTTCCTTCCTTAATTATCGCATTATTTTTTCTTTATTACTCCGTACTTTGGTACTTATCTTGGcaaataatataaaaaattacaAATGTAAAATATAACCAGTGAAATGACTCGTGAAATTACGGATTTGTTTAAAATAAACAATTTAATAACatattttaagtattaagtgaatgtaaatactatagttatttattttaatgacctgaagaaacaatttaataacatattttaagtattaagtgaatgtaaacactatagttatttattttaatgacctgtttgactaagaaacttgtcgttgtttttacaaatatatagagacatgtattttcggatacatatgtaacgtaattaatttcgtaaaaagatttCATatgtgaatattaataatatatataattataattataattattatattaaaagtaaataataataataaagttcgctctagttgagtatttatatttttaataacaataattataattattattagtaataataaatgtcttttaatttttttaaaaaaaataaaattacaatttaggagagattagtatttccttttataaaatattttatattatttttttaattaaattaatatataattatgacgttatcattatgaaaattaaagcgtaattagcttaataatgacatcatcattttagaggtttatatgactatatagatttcGTATGTATCTCTAAAAGTTAACAACTAGTTGAAGACTCGCGAATTTGCGAGATTTTTTAAGTTATTAATCTATGTTGACTTGTTACAATTATTATATGTTAAATAGTATTAACTCGATTCAATAATGTCAGTAGtgttacataatttacatatagatACAAAAATAATATTTAAAGGCTataaactgtaataataataataataataataataataataataataataataataataataataataataataataataataatatactttgtAGTTCCCACGTAACTCAtgctaaagttaaagttaaagtacgTAATTGTCAAGATATCCCGATTAAGGATAGCAATGGATCGGATAtagatcgggtgaggccgtatccatatccatatccatttttttttacttttcatccatatccatatcagtcgggtgaagcgggttaatggataattatccatatccgtttaaatttattttatttttaacaattataagcggtggttcactatatacgatcaaaagtaatatttttaatagtttatgcgatcgaaagtcacattttactaatctatataacaaatattcaatagataacctattaaacgtgtaaagatatcgacatgtaagttgcttacttttagttacatggaatcacatttgaaccaccaatgtacgataaatacatttgattatttaaacaaaacaaaatataagaagaaagttatatttttagagaaaatataaagaaagatgaatatgaatataattaatgaaatatcattacataaataatactaatttgagtgataaatttatatatttagttatttcgggtgaaagcgggttcatccatgaatgaaattttttcatccacatccatatccatatccatttagattgtccatatccacgaataatcatgtggatcggatggatatccactggatcgggtatctaTTGTCATCCCTAATCCCGATACACACTTTGTCAAATAATCTGTCAATGACCAATATTGAATCTAGAACCAAGAACGAATTTAAAAGACAAAATTGCGAGAATGGTCCATCATGTTTGTATAAAAATGCATGGTTAACCTTTATTTATTTTTGTGACCTAGATGACCTTGAACTATCACTTGTCGGCATGAATGACCCAACCATTAAACCCCGTTAACTTTTGGACGTTAAATTCGCTCACGTGACAAGCATGTGAGGGCAATTTTGTCCACAAACATAATTCATTTTCATATCATAATTCAATTTTGTCCACACACAATCATGATATGACTGCAGTTGTTCTTCACGGTGGACTCTTAATCTGGTAAAGTATCCGAATGAAATTCAGCCGGAATTAGAACATCAACCACCACCGTCAATAAGCTACCTTCAGATCTAGTCGGTTAAATCCTCAGTCGATTTAGTTAAACACTCAATCGGTTTGATTTTGCAAACATTGATTCGTTATTTTAACTCGTTCATTTCATCTAGATTTTTCAAAATCTGACACCCTCTAGTTCCAATCGGACTCTGATCATCGTCAAGAGTATTCAAGACATCAAATTACTAAATTCTGTAGATCAAAATGAAGACACCCAAGTCATAATTTTTCAGTAATTTATCTCAAAAAGATGATACCCATGTTACAAGTTTTAGTAATTTATCACAAATTGATGTTGCCCGGCCATGTCTCACATATCAATAATTCATCACAGATTCAAGATACCCATGTCACAAAGTTTAGAAATTTATCACAATCGGATGAAACCCATGTCAGAGTTAAAGAGATCTCGAAGGGAATTTGATCGGAGTTGTAGGCTAcgacggtggtggtggcggttgtaGGCTACGGTGacggtggttgtggtggtggtggaggtggcGACTGTAGGATACGGTGACGGTGGTAGTGGCTGTAGGCTACGGTGACGGTGGTGATGGCTGTAAGCTATGGCGGCGACGGTGGTCGTTGTAGGCTACGGTGATGGGGGTTGTGGTTGTAGGCTATGGCGGCGACGGCGGTGGTTGTAGGCTACGGTGGTGGTGGAGGCTATTGTTTCTTTGACTGGTTTTTGTTTGTGTAAAGAGGACTGTGTGGAATTTGGTTTGTATGTATTTGAATATGATTCCTCTTCAAAGTAGAACCACCATAATCGCTGTCACTTCATTGAAATTAAAGAGAACATTAATTCTTTCCTTGGGTACTTGGTTTGTACATA
This window of the Rutidosis leptorrhynchoides isolate AG116_Rl617_1_P2 chromosome 7, CSIRO_AGI_Rlap_v1, whole genome shotgun sequence genome carries:
- the LOC139860527 gene encoding pentatricopeptide repeat-containing protein DOT4, chloroplastic-like; this translates as MTANFRIHGFMKAIRRKGNFTHNNLSRFIVQLSSSCFSNYHSKSSSSCEHPIYDVIKEFDNMIETRPLPPVEEFNIILHNLLAAEKTYDSCTLVLERFKRMCAVGIPVNSSTADSVIRCYCQLQQTKLSFTVLGCCFKLGIVPTDVSLYNMILDRFISQDRTHEAERLFKNMFIFNNINKNNDESADQLLLCELDIVTYNTMLKGLCKVGNNFTAIALLRLMDGRGCKPDIVSYNTVIDGLCRDPGVVNTIDNALKVFNEMFIIKGIPPDGNTYKSLIFAFTKLGRWDELHKMVKQMEDESICLDMQLLNIIVGELSKQDNFIEATNVIICMWESKKFQPDLITYKWLIHVLSSDGQMSLAWKQYRFLKRKGMKNMGMKPDNVTYNTLLDGFIKHMKEDVAMNIFSFMPKEYMNKVAHYLLTRLITRTKPDNYQSEEEYNRDIKCIYLYHLYMHGNSYENALDLFYFMEDRHDELNSNIEVYNILIFGANKCGRFDIARQFFHELSVKGLEPDDVTYTLIIRGFCREGMVKNAKRMFNRMKRSGFLSDSVVDVNQIPLCYLEEDAFSRVACLYADMSGVGYGSRPPPLVATLLRLNLTEHAVYKATNSYPFVPS